AAAAAGGACATCCTGTAGCGATAATTTGAGCCTTTGTCTCTAACGCGTCCTCTGTGCGTTCAATATTGACCTCCTTGTTACCGTTTTCAGCTTCTTTAAACATCTGAGCCCCACCAGCGCCACAACACAATCCTTTCGTTTTGCATCGCTTCATTTCAACAAGTTCAGCATCTAGGCTCTCAATCAAAGATCTCGGTGCTTCATAAACATCATTCGCTCTTCCCAAGTAACATGGGTCATGGAATGTAATCTTCTTTCCTTTATACGTCCCGCCATCTTTCAAAGCGAACTTCCCTTGATTGATTAATTCCTGGATCATTTGAGTATGGTGAATAACTTCATAGTTACCACCTAATTCTGGATATTCATTCTTGAGAGTGTTAAAGCAATGTGGACAAGCAGTGACGATTTTTTTAACCTCATAACCATTCAAGACCTGAATATTCATCATCGCTTGCATTTGGAATGTAAACTCATTACCAGCACGCTTCGCAGGATCACCCGTACAACTTTCTTCAGCTCCAAGAACTGCGAACTTAACGTCGCAGTTATTCAAGATCTTAACCAATGCCTTGGTGATCTTCTTTGCTCTATCATCGAAACTTCCAGAGCAACCCACCCAGAATAAGATCTCAGGTGATTCTCCTTTGGCCATCGTTTCAGCCATTGTAGGAACCTTTAATTCACTCATTTCTAATTAATTTATTCGAATATTATTATTCTGCCAAATCATGAACGAATAAACCGCTTCGAAGCTTTGGTTCAAACCAAGTTACTTTAGGTGGCATAATCATATCATTGTCTGAAATATCAATCAATTGTTGCATGCTAACTGGGAACATTGAAAATGCTACTTCCATCTCTCCTGAATCAACTCTTTTTTCCAGTTCTCCTAGCCCTCTAATTCCGCCTACGAACTCAATTCTATTGTCTGTACGTAAGTCTTTGATACCAAGGATCGGGTCAAGGATTTGTTCACTTAAAATTGTAACGTCCAAAACTCCAACAGGATCAGAGTCTTCAAATGTTCCTGGTTTAGAAGTTAGTTTAAACCAACTACCATTTAAATACATTCCAAAAGTATGAAGTTCACTAGGCTTTAAAATTTCACTTACTTTTTCTACGTTAAATGAACCTTCAACTTTAGCAATGAAATCAGCTTCCGAAAGTCCATTCAAATCTTTAACTACTCTGTTGTAGTCAATGATATTCAATTGATTGTCAGGGAAGAGAACGGCCATAAAGTAATTGTATCGCTTACCATCTGCACCATTGCCATTCGCAGCACCTCTAAGCTCTTGAGCAACCAAAGCTCCTGCCGCAGTTCTATGGTGTCCATCTGCAATATAAATGCTTTCTACATCTGTATCGAATAGATTTGAAACTAAGGCGATATCATCGTTGTTTTCTACAACCCATAAGGTATGCTGTAAACCATCGTCAGTATTAATATCGTAAACAGGATCTGCTTGTTTAACACTCTCAACAATGGTATCAATGGCATTAACGTGAGGATAACTAAAGAATACAGGCTCGTAGTTCATTTTAGAGTAACGAACGTGGTTCTTTCTATCTTCTTCTTTGTCAGGACGGGTCAATTCGTGCTTTTTAATCACGTTGTTGAAGTAATCATCAATTGAGCAACAACCAACTATCCCAGTCTGCTTGTGTCCATCCATAATTATTTGATACACATAAAAATGTGCTTCATCATCTCGAACCATGGCACCAGCTTTCATCAGTTGCGAGAAATTATCAGCACCTTTTTGATACACTTCAGGAGCGTAATGATCGTGACTTAAATCAAAATCTATTTCAGGTTTGATTACGTGATAGAAACTATCAGGATTGCCTTCTGAAGCCTTTTTTGCTTCAACGTCATTAAGAACATCATACGGGCGACTTACAATATCTAGAACTTTTTCTTTAGTTGGTCGAATTGCTTTAAATGGTACAAAGGTTGACATATATATATATATTTAATTTTTAGGCTTCGTCCTTCCAGTTTAAACGGTCAGCAGGGCTGAACTGCCAAGGAGCACCATTGTTTTCAATATTAGTAAGCATACCGGTCAATTCAGTCGGCATTTTAGATTCTTCCATTACTAAGTATCTTCTTAAATCAATAATAATTGATAATGGATCGATATTTACTGGGCACTCTTCAACGCATGCATTGCAAGACGTGCATGCCCATAATTCTTCTTCTTTAATGTAATCACCAAGTAACGATTTCCCATCCTGGTAATCTGCTCCATGTTTCCTTTTGTTATCGCCTACTTCTGCCAGACGATCTCTAGTGTCCATCATGATTTTGCGCGGAGACAATAGCTTACCTGTAATATTAGCTGGGCAAGATGAAGTACATCTACCACATTCTGTACAAGAATAACTGTCCATTAAGTTCTTCCAAGTCAAATCAGTGACATCCTTTGCTCCAAATCTTTGTGGTTCTGGAGCTCCTTCTGGTGGTGCGGCGTATGGATCAGCGTCAGGGTCGAGCATTAACTTAACTTCGGTAGTAACAGATTCCATATTGGTGAAACGACCTTTCTTTTCCAAGTTTGAATAATAGGTGTTTGGAAACGCTAAGAATATGTGTAGGTGCTTAGAGTATGGTAAGTAATTCATGAATCCAAAGACCATAATTATATGTCCCCACCATCCAATTTGCTCAATAACTATC
This is a stretch of genomic DNA from Flavobacteriales bacterium. It encodes these proteins:
- a CDS encoding (Fe-S)-binding protein, which translates into the protein GRSDKKSERLKTMLLVALGQKKMFTRPIPTILHLMIYSAFILTQIELIEIVIDGLSGSHRVFRPSLGGLYTFIISFIEILSVLAFIATIIFLSRRNLIKLPRLNMKEMKGWPKMDANLILLMELVLILCIFMMNGADEARHATGSESYYGFTISSFIAPMFKGMDTGTLIVIEQIGWWGHIIMVFGFMNYLPYSKHLHIFLAFPNTYYSNLEKKGRFTNMESVTTEVKLMLDPDADPYAAPPEGAPEPQRFGAKDVTDLTWKNLMDSYSCTECGRCTSSCPANITGKLLSPRKIMMDTRDRLAEVGDNKRKHGADYQDGKSLLGDYIKEEELWACTSCNACVEECPVNIDPLSIIIDLRRYLVMEESKMPTELTGMLTNIENNGAPWQFSPADRLNWKDEA
- a CDS encoding DUF1015 domain-containing protein, giving the protein MSTFVPFKAIRPTKEKVLDIVSRPYDVLNDVEAKKASEGNPDSFYHVIKPEIDFDLSHDHYAPEVYQKGADNFSQLMKAGAMVRDDEAHFYVYQIIMDGHKQTGIVGCCSIDDYFNNVIKKHELTRPDKEEDRKNHVRYSKMNYEPVFFSYPHVNAIDTIVESVKQADPVYDINTDDGLQHTLWVVENNDDIALVSNLFDTDVESIYIADGHHRTAAGALVAQELRGAANGNGADGKRYNYFMAVLFPDNQLNIIDYNRVVKDLNGLSEADFIAKVEGSFNVEKVSEILKPSELHTFGMYLNGSWFKLTSKPGTFEDSDPVGVLDVTILSEQILDPILGIKDLRTDNRIEFVGGIRGLGELEKRVDSGEMEVAFSMFPVSMQQLIDISDNDMIMPPKVTWFEPKLRSGLFVHDLAE
- a CDS encoding (Fe-S)-binding protein, with the protein product MSELKVPTMAETMAKGESPEILFWVGCSGSFDDRAKKITKALVKILNNCDVKFAVLGAEESCTGDPAKRAGNEFTFQMQAMMNIQVLNGYEVKKIVTACPHCFNTLKNEYPELGGNYEVIHHTQMIQELINQGKFALKDGGTYKGKKITFHDPCYLGRANDVYEAPRSLIESLDAELVEMKRCKTKGLCCGAGGAQMFKEAENGNKEVNIERTEDALETKAQIIATGCPF